ATCTTTTGCTGTTATTATGAATTGTGTAACTCCCGGTTATTTTTGTGTactaaaaactaattaatttggAATCCAAAAAAAGTTCTCTTTTTGGAGAAAAATATGCTTTTTAATTTGGAGAAAAAagcatattttatttctatatatcatattaaataaaaatgagcACGTTGTCTTTTTCTGAATGATTTCATTAATTTAAAACCAATATATtacttaaaccaaaaaaaaaatgcaaactataaaaaaaactgaagaaaaACACAAACCCGACTAATGGTGGCTAGTGAGAATACGCCATTAGTGGAAAACGCGAAGCAACGATGAGAAAGAGTTAGAAAGAAACTTTAGAGAGGGTTTTCCAGTTTCATCGCTTAAGCACTTTGTCTAGCTAtctgttttattttgtatttgatgtAAATGGAACATGCAAAAAACGTTATTATTATGTGTTTAGATCATCTTTTTATGGCACCTCTTAACTAATAAAAGAAAGACGCGTTTTCATGCACAAAAATATAAGTTCATCGAAATAATGTAAATAGCTGCATCTGACATTAGCAtaccatatttatatattaatattgtcatgtacataatatttttattaaacttatataaacatatatattttgttaaaatttaagCATCCCATATAAATTTGATAGAgttttctttcttcattttccaATTTCATTCAGTACAAGCGGCTTTGATGATGGCTTCGAAATGATGCTTCTCATGGATAATCCAGTGTCCAACATGAGGGACCTCATGGAACTTTATCCATGGCAGCTTATCACATATATAGACTAGAACGTCTCGCAAAATTTGTTTGTCATCGAGTGCACACCACATATGGACTGATCCTTTGTTAGTATCCGAGAATGGGTTGCTCAGTTCGGTTGGATCAAACTCCCAATTTCCATAACCGGCGATGATGTCTTGGTAGCAGCTCACATATTCACCTTGTCGTATAACAGCGTCCTATATAAGTTATACATATATTAGCTTTCATGAGTATatgtttaacatatatatacttaacaTATGCATCAGAATgaatctaaaaatattgaaaactacACGACTATTTGAATCAgtctatatatacacataccATGTAcgattttttataatatattttcgaaagtTCTATATCGCGTTCAGTCCAGATTTTCTTGGGATCTCGATTATTTGGAAACCATTTCTGAGTCATCCACCAATATAGCAACCATGGACAATAGTGTGCGACTCGGAGTATCATTTGAAACGCAAATGGTAATTTCTCGATTGCTGCATTCAACAAGTTCTGAGGAATACGTCTCCACCAAAAGTTTATTAATGGAACCACCAATGAAGCTCCACTTAGCCTGTATATAGAGAGAAAACATTGCGTATTTAAAGTTGTAAATTGTTAAACAGAAAAATCTAGTTATAAATGGATAACCCACATCTGATGTAAAATGTTTATCTATAAGCCTTGAAGTATTGATAACCAATGTGAATTAACACAATTCTTAAATAATCTTTCAAtttcttaataattttcttaagaGATAATTCAATAGATAGATATAGATTACCTATGAGGAATGTATTTGAGGCAACCGTAAACTGGGTAAGCTCCAAGTGACATGCCCAGAACATGAAACTTTGGACCAAGTTGCAATTTGTCAGCAAGTTCTTCGATATCGTATGTATCTGTTTTCAGCGTTCTTGATGGATTAGGATCACTTTCTCCATGACCAGCTCTATCgaagaacaaaaaatatatcttgaATTCGTCGATCATTTCCTGAAGAAGCCGTAAAAAGGTTGTAGGTTCAAATATATCATTACAAAACAAtcattaaattttctttttgaaactaaaacaaTCATTAAATGATTAAGATGAATTATAAGTTACCCCTATACAATCATTTAATCATAACGTTATACCTGTGTGGTGTATAAATTGACTTCTTTGGAATTTGCATATCCATGgatgattattattttgtttttagctTCGTCCTTTGGAAACCCTAATTCTCTGTAGGCTATATGTCTGCCATCACTAAGCTTGATTCTTGAAGATTTCTTGGTAACGTTTTCCGGTAGTGGAATTGGTGGTGGCGGTTTTATGGACTTGTATACATAATAGCTTATTAATCCCGCGATCGCAAGTAGAAGAAACATCATTAGACCTAGAAGAATACATATACAAATAATGTTGTGAGACTATCGTCTTTCGATGAAATTTAGGAATATGTCTAATGATCCGAACGAATAATAGTAGAGAAAACAAACTTGATGGTTTAGGAGATGTAGATAATGTTGTGAAGTAATGGAAACGCTGGCCTAAACATCTCTTATATAAGAGTAATATTTCTACTTTTTGTTACATATTCaatgtaacattttttttgtcttcttaatattattaaatttggtTTATCTTTTTTACTTCTATCATCAATTGTTTA
This window of the Raphanus sativus cultivar WK10039 unplaced genomic scaffold, ASM80110v3 Scaffold2953, whole genome shotgun sequence genome carries:
- the LOC130506164 gene encoding uncharacterized protein LOC130506164 gives rise to the protein MMFLLLAIAGLISYYVYKSIKPPPPIPLPENVTKKSSRIKLSDGRHIAYRELGFPKDEAKNKIIIIHGYANSKEVNLYTTQEMIDEFKIYFLFFDRAGHGESDPNPSRTLKTDTYDIEELADKLQLGPKFHVLGMSLGAYPVYGCLKYIPHRLSGASLVVPLINFWWRRIPQNLLNAAIEKLPFAFQMILRVAHYCPWLLYWWMTQKWFPNNRDPKKIWTERDIELSKIYYKKSYMDAVIRQGEYVSCYQDIIAGYGNWEFDPTELSNPFSDTNKGSVHMWCALDDKQILRDVLVYICDKLPWIKFHEVPHVGHWIIHEKHHFEAIIKAACTE